From Desulfuromonas soudanensis, the proteins below share one genomic window:
- a CDS encoding type 4a pilus biogenesis protein PilO — protein sequence MNPNVEKLLKLPAYQRLIILLGVLALIVGLLVYLFYLPLQEEYGRLKAQNATLQVKVQEDTRIASNLPAFKAEYQKMEQQLESALSELPNDREIPTLLTSIASMAKDNGLEVLRFKPGKEVPKGFYAEVPVELKLVGSFHQVAMFYQAVSNLSRIVNIGNLNIAVSSGKSNENLLSVECLATTFRFLEDSTATGGKTPVKGAQR from the coding sequence TTGAATCCAAATGTTGAAAAGCTTCTCAAGCTCCCGGCGTATCAGCGTCTGATAATATTGCTCGGAGTATTGGCCTTGATTGTCGGCCTTTTGGTCTATCTTTTCTATCTGCCGCTCCAGGAGGAGTATGGCCGGCTTAAGGCACAAAATGCCACTTTGCAGGTGAAGGTTCAGGAAGATACGAGGATTGCCAGTAACCTCCCGGCTTTTAAAGCCGAATATCAAAAAATGGAGCAACAACTGGAATCGGCCCTTTCCGAACTGCCGAATGACCGGGAAATACCGACCCTTCTCACCAGTATCGCCTCCATGGCCAAGGACAATGGGCTGGAAGTCTTGCGTTTCAAGCCAGGTAAAGAAGTTCCAAAGGGCTTTTATGCCGAGGTTCCAGTCGAACTTAAACTTGTCGGTTCCTTTCATCAGGTTGCCATGTTTTACCAGGCGGTGAGCAATCTTTCGCGAATAGTAAATATCGGCAATCTGAATATCGCCGTATCCAGTGGAAAAAGTAACGAAAATCTCCTGTCCGTTGAATGTCTGGCGACGACCTTCCGCTTTCTGGAGGACTCCACGGCGACGGGTGGAAAGACCCCGGTAAAAGGAGCTCAGCGATGA
- a CDS encoding ABC transporter ATP-binding protein — protein MIKIEGVSKEFKAGVGSKRVKALDDLTLTVGQGEVFGFLGPNGAGKSTTIKILINLIFADSGSAVIAGMDVRDPETRRQVGYLPENPYFYDYLTAEELLWFGGKAAGLASPLVRERSTELLRKVDLFDARKRQLRTYSKGMVQRAGLALALIHDPQVVILDEPMSGLDPLGRKMVGDLILELKGEGKTVFFSSHILADIERFCDRYGIIVGGRLRRVERVDQLLAGGATLEEVFLDEVAKASEGVTL, from the coding sequence ATGATCAAGATTGAGGGTGTTTCCAAAGAATTCAAAGCTGGGGTCGGCTCCAAACGGGTCAAGGCTCTCGACGACCTGACCCTGACGGTAGGTCAGGGTGAAGTCTTCGGTTTTCTCGGGCCGAACGGCGCCGGCAAGTCGACGACCATCAAGATTCTCATTAACCTGATTTTTGCCGACAGCGGCAGCGCCGTGATTGCCGGTATGGACGTGCGTGACCCGGAGACGCGCCGCCAGGTTGGGTACCTGCCGGAAAACCCCTATTTCTACGATTACCTCACCGCCGAAGAGCTGTTATGGTTCGGCGGCAAGGCCGCGGGGCTTGCTTCTCCGTTGGTACGGGAGCGCAGCACCGAACTGCTGCGCAAGGTCGATCTCTTCGACGCCCGCAAGCGCCAGCTGCGCACCTATTCCAAGGGGATGGTGCAGCGGGCCGGGCTGGCGCTGGCGCTGATTCACGACCCGCAGGTGGTGATTCTCGATGAACCGATGAGCGGCCTCGACCCCCTCGGCCGCAAGATGGTCGGTGATCTGATCCTCGAGTTGAAGGGGGAGGGGAAGACCGTTTTTTTCTCTTCCCATATCCTCGCCGATATCGAGCGTTTCTGCGACCGCTACGGGATTATCGTCGGTGGCCGTTTGCGGCGGGTGGAACGGGTCGACCAGCTTTTGGCCGGCGGTGCCACTCTGGAAGAGGTCTTTTTGGACGAAGTGGCTAAAGCCAGTGAAGGGGTGACCTTATGA
- a CDS encoding prepilin peptidase, with product MYYPLYLDLYTFVLGCVIGSFLNVCIYRIPEGLSIVRPASRCPNCGQAILWYQNVPILSWLLLRGRCARCAVPISARYPLVEALTGILFWLVFHAFGLQWATPVYWIFTAALVVITFIDLDHQIIPNAISLPGILVGFVCSIAIPWISWTDSLLGILLGGGSLYLVAAVYRLLTGKDGMGMGDVKLLAMLGAFLGWQAVLPVIFFASLIGSLVGVPLMILRRADSKLAIPFGPFLALSAHIYLFWGTAIIRWYLTFFR from the coding sequence TTGTATTATCCTCTTTATCTTGATCTGTACACATTTGTCCTCGGCTGCGTCATCGGCTCCTTCCTCAACGTCTGCATTTATCGCATTCCCGAAGGGCTCTCCATCGTCCGTCCCGCCTCGCGCTGCCCAAATTGCGGTCAGGCGATCCTCTGGTACCAGAACGTTCCGATCCTCAGCTGGCTCCTCCTTCGCGGCCGCTGCGCCCGCTGCGCCGTGCCGATCAGCGCCCGTTATCCCCTGGTGGAAGCCCTGACCGGGATCCTCTTCTGGCTCGTCTTCCATGCCTTCGGCCTGCAGTGGGCGACCCCCGTCTACTGGATCTTTACCGCCGCTCTGGTGGTTATCACCTTTATCGATCTCGACCATCAGATCATTCCCAATGCCATTTCTCTCCCCGGCATCCTCGTCGGCTTTGTCTGCTCTATTGCCATCCCCTGGATTTCCTGGACCGATTCGCTGCTGGGGATTTTACTCGGCGGCGGCAGCCTCTACCTGGTCGCGGCCGTCTACCGCCTCCTCACGGGGAAGGACGGGATGGGGATGGGCGACGTCAAGCTTCTGGCCATGCTCGGCGCCTTTCTCGGTTGGCAGGCGGTCCTCCCGGTCATCTTCTTCGCCTCGCTGATCGGTTCGCTGGTCGGCGTCCCCCTGATGATTCTGCGCCGCGCCGACAGCAAGCTGGCTATACCCTTCGGCCCTTTCCTCGCCCTGAGCGCCCACATTTATCTCTTCTGGGGAACAGCGATAATCCGCTGGTACCTGACGTTTTTTCGCTGA
- a CDS encoding sigma-54-dependent transcriptional regulator translates to MTQPKNTILVVDDEASMREFLSIMLTREGYDVETAEDGMQAVVRLKERNFDLVISDIKMPRFTGFELLDHIRARYPETMVIMVTAFSTTEEAVEAMKQGAYDYIIKPFKNDEIRLIVKNALERKSLRQENLALKKELGQRYSFDSIIGKSRGMQQVYDLIQKVADSRTNLLITGESGTGKEVVARAIHHNSSRRAAAFVPINCGAIPENLLESELFGHEKGSFTGAILQKAGLFEVADGGTLFLDEIGELPPMMQVKLLRVLQEREFRRVGGTKNISVDVRLIAATNCDLEEAVKDGTFREDLYYRLNVIRIALPPLRERREDIPLLIEHFYQKLGQEGQAQVSEKAMRYLLDYSWPGNIRELENVVERCVVLGQGEVITEEGLPQQIVAPAASGGGTLAAIPDAGLDLDAYLGGIEKDILLKALEKSGGVRKKAAELLGISFRSIRYRLAKFDIDPGGDDD, encoded by the coding sequence GCGGGAATTTCTCAGCATTATGCTCACCCGGGAAGGGTATGACGTCGAAACGGCCGAAGACGGCATGCAGGCTGTGGTGCGTCTCAAGGAGCGCAACTTCGATCTGGTCATCAGCGATATCAAAATGCCGCGTTTCACCGGGTTCGAGCTTCTCGATCACATTCGCGCCCGCTATCCCGAAACCATGGTGATCATGGTCACCGCCTTCTCCACCACCGAAGAGGCGGTGGAGGCGATGAAGCAGGGGGCCTACGATTACATCATCAAGCCCTTCAAAAACGACGAGATCCGGCTCATCGTCAAAAATGCCCTGGAGCGCAAGAGCCTGCGCCAGGAGAATCTCGCCCTCAAAAAGGAGCTCGGACAGCGTTATTCCTTCGATAGCATTATCGGCAAGAGCCGCGGCATGCAGCAGGTCTACGACCTGATCCAGAAGGTCGCCGACAGCCGGACCAACTTGTTGATCACAGGGGAAAGCGGCACCGGCAAGGAGGTCGTCGCCCGGGCCATTCATCACAACAGCTCCCGGCGTGCCGCGGCCTTTGTTCCCATCAACTGCGGGGCCATTCCTGAAAATCTTCTCGAGAGTGAACTCTTCGGCCATGAAAAGGGCTCTTTCACCGGGGCGATCCTGCAGAAGGCCGGGCTCTTCGAAGTGGCGGACGGCGGCACCCTGTTTCTTGACGAAATCGGCGAACTGCCGCCGATGATGCAGGTCAAGCTGCTGAGGGTGCTGCAGGAGCGGGAGTTCCGCCGGGTGGGGGGAACAAAAAACATTTCAGTGGATGTGCGTCTCATCGCCGCCACCAACTGCGATCTCGAGGAAGCGGTCAAGGACGGCACCTTTCGCGAAGATCTCTACTATCGCCTCAACGTCATCCGCATCGCCCTTCCGCCGCTGCGGGAACGCCGCGAGGATATTCCTTTGCTGATCGAGCATTTTTATCAAAAGCTCGGTCAGGAAGGTCAGGCGCAGGTGAGCGAGAAGGCGATGCGTTACCTCCTCGACTATTCGTGGCCCGGCAACATCCGCGAGCTCGAAAACGTCGTCGAGCGCTGCGTGGTTCTCGGGCAGGGGGAGGTCATCACCGAAGAGGGCCTGCCGCAGCAAATTGTCGCTCCGGCCGCCAGTGGCGGCGGCACCCTGGCGGCCATCCCCGACGCCGGTCTCGACCTCGATGCCTATCTCGGCGGCATCGAGAAGGACATCCTCCTCAAGGCGCTGGAAAAAAGCGGCGGCGTGCGCAAAAAAGCCGCCGAGCTTCTGGGGATTTCCTTTCGCTCCATCCGTTACCGTTTGGCCAAATTCGATATCGACCCCGGCGGTGACGACGATTGA
- a CDS encoding type IV pilin protein, with product MLSKFRKSEEGFTLIELLIVVAIIGILAAIAIPQFAAYRIRGYNSAANSDVRNVGTAEEALFADSQGYGSPVSGVLAAAAAVAAPAVVTGPLNGATTTAGTTGAYIHNALGAVPFSLSNGVTLGASHTVAAAAPVLGTSYVLVTKHLQGDSCYGRDSDSTSMYKAIHAVGPATILATGDVTVSAPNVDNLAAGGLANCGTYNVM from the coding sequence ATGTTGTCCAAGTTTCGCAAGTCTGAAGAGGGTTTCACCCTCATCGAGCTGCTGATCGTCGTCGCGATCATTGGCATCCTCGCCGCCATCGCCATCCCCCAGTTCGCCGCCTACCGCATCCGCGGCTACAACTCGGCCGCAAATTCGGACGTGCGCAATGTCGGCACTGCCGAAGAAGCCCTCTTTGCTGATAGTCAAGGTTATGGGTCGCCGGTTTCTGGCGTCCTGGCAGCAGCAGCCGCTGTTGCCGCCCCTGCGGTAGTCACTGGCCCGTTGAATGGTGCCACCACCACCGCAGGTACCACCGGTGCTTATATCCACAATGCGCTCGGAGCAGTCCCCTTCTCGCTTAGCAATGGTGTCACCCTTGGCGCCTCACATACTGTTGCTGCTGCTGCCCCGGTCCTGGGAACTAGCTATGTGTTGGTCACCAAACACCTCCAGGGCGATTCTTGCTATGGTCGCGACTCTGACAGCACCTCGATGTATAAGGCTATTCACGCCGTTGGGCCTGCTACTATCCTGGCCACCGGCGACGTGACGGTCTCGGCCCCCAATGTCGATAATCTCGCCGCTGGTGGGCTTGCTAATTGCGGTACTTACAACGTAATGTAA
- the pilM gene encoding type IV pilus biogenesis protein PilM has translation MLFKSKKEVVGIDIGSSSVKMVQLRESKGVYHLVNFGISPLSPEAIVDNSIMDSGAVVDAIRGLVESHNIKTKNVATSISGHSVIIRKILLPIMTEEEMESSIQWEAEQYIPFDISEVNIDFQIIGPDNRDPSQMAVILVAAKKDFVNDYLAVFKECGLTPVVMDIDCFAIENIFELNYGLNEDEVVALINMGASAMNINILKNGASVFTRDIQAGGNSFNEEIQKRFGISTIEAEQLKLGLGGKDINPAQVTEVISDATENLTQEVQRSLDFFSATSSDEKIQKIYIAGGVANAPQIKSALEQRLGVSVEVLDPFQQIVINGKDFDLEYIRAIGPQFCVATGLAMRRLGDK, from the coding sequence ATGCTATTCAAATCAAAAAAAGAAGTAGTCGGCATTGATATCGGATCCAGTTCCGTCAAGATGGTGCAATTGAGAGAATCCAAGGGTGTGTATCACCTTGTCAATTTCGGCATCAGTCCCTTGTCGCCTGAAGCCATTGTCGACAATTCCATTATGGACTCCGGCGCGGTGGTTGATGCTATTCGCGGCCTCGTGGAAAGCCATAACATCAAGACAAAAAATGTCGCCACCTCGATATCGGGTCATTCGGTCATTATCCGCAAAATATTATTGCCGATCATGACTGAAGAGGAGATGGAATCGTCGATTCAGTGGGAGGCTGAACAGTATATTCCCTTTGATATTTCCGAAGTTAATATAGATTTTCAGATCATTGGCCCCGACAACCGCGATCCCTCACAAATGGCAGTCATTCTTGTCGCCGCAAAAAAAGATTTTGTAAATGACTATCTGGCAGTATTCAAAGAATGCGGATTGACGCCAGTCGTTATGGACATCGATTGTTTTGCCATTGAAAACATCTTTGAACTTAATTACGGCTTAAACGAAGATGAGGTTGTCGCTCTCATTAACATGGGAGCGAGTGCCATGAATATCAACATTCTTAAAAATGGAGCATCTGTGTTCACCCGCGATATTCAGGCGGGTGGAAATTCCTTCAATGAAGAGATTCAGAAGCGTTTCGGGATAAGTACCATCGAGGCCGAACAGCTCAAGCTTGGGCTGGGGGGTAAAGACATCAATCCCGCTCAGGTGACCGAGGTGATCTCTGATGCTACGGAAAATCTGACTCAGGAAGTGCAACGGTCCCTCGATTTCTTTTCTGCGACTTCTTCCGATGAGAAAATTCAGAAAATCTATATCGCCGGTGGGGTGGCCAACGCTCCTCAAATCAAGAGTGCCCTGGAACAACGGTTGGGAGTTTCGGTGGAAGTTCTGGATCCGTTTCAGCAGATCGTTATTAACGGGAAGGATTTCGATTTGGAATACATTCGAGCTATCGGCCCGCAATTTTGCGTCGCGACTGGGCTTGCCATGAGGAGGTTGGGCGACAAATGA
- a CDS encoding helix-turn-helix transcriptional regulator, with the protein MPTNHVKEIRESLLMSKAELARKAGISPLTVDRIEKGAVCRMSTMRKIILALGLGLTDREKVFPENLG; encoded by the coding sequence ATGCCTACCAATCATGTCAAGGAAATCAGGGAATCCCTGCTGATGAGCAAGGCGGAGCTGGCGCGTAAGGCCGGTATTTCACCGTTGACCGTCGACCGCATCGAAAAAGGGGCCGTGTGCCGTATGTCGACGATGCGTAAAATTATTCTCGCCCTTGGCCTCGGCCTGACGGACAGAGAAAAGGTTTTTCCTGAAAATTTAGGGTAG
- a CDS encoding PilN domain-containing protein encodes MIRINLLPVRAAQKKEQLRGQIAIAVFATVLAFAAFGAFYVMLGQKVRDEEASIAAKNAEINRLKTAIGEVAQFKKLQEELRGKLAVLDKLKEGKSGPVHLLDELSRILPEKVWLTSFKEMSGSITINGVGLNEESVAQFLRDLESSPYYVGVDLQVIEQTKQGEVNLQKFEIICNVETPVKDLSAKGGGN; translated from the coding sequence ATGATTCGTATCAATCTTTTACCTGTCAGGGCAGCTCAAAAAAAGGAGCAATTGCGCGGGCAGATCGCTATTGCAGTTTTTGCAACCGTTCTGGCCTTTGCAGCCTTTGGTGCCTTCTATGTGATGCTAGGACAGAAAGTCAGAGACGAGGAGGCGTCTATTGCCGCCAAAAATGCGGAAATTAATCGCTTGAAAACAGCCATCGGCGAGGTTGCTCAATTCAAGAAACTGCAAGAGGAACTTCGCGGAAAACTGGCTGTTCTTGACAAACTTAAAGAAGGTAAGTCGGGGCCGGTTCATCTCCTTGACGAATTGAGCCGTATCTTGCCGGAAAAGGTCTGGCTGACTTCATTTAAAGAAATGTCAGGTTCGATTACCATCAACGGCGTCGGGCTTAATGAAGAATCCGTCGCCCAATTTCTTCGCGATCTTGAGTCCTCCCCCTACTATGTCGGCGTCGATTTGCAGGTTATTGAACAGACCAAGCAGGGTGAGGTTAACCTTCAAAAGTTTGAGATTATCTGTAATGTTGAAACTCCTGTGAAGGATCTGTCAGCGAAGGGAGGGGGCAATTGA
- a CDS encoding ABC transporter permease: protein MSLWPVAAVTFKEGIRNKAIYGISVFALLMLGASLLISGMIMQEVGKVMVDMALSTVSLSGLLLVLFVGINLMAKDLDKRTIYMVLSRPISRSQYLFGKFLGMVLLIVATIALVSLFALAAIALTKLRFPDYFLHFSWGLIFLSIALTTLSLILLSALSFLFASVTSTSFITLVLTIISYLIGHGINDVKALVEAPQAVGIQVAPSTVKLVQGAYYLFPNLSLFDIKIQAAHGLSVPLSTIGWTVAYGLGYTAMVMILASLIFSKREFP, encoded by the coding sequence ATGAGTCTGTGGCCGGTGGCGGCAGTCACATTCAAGGAGGGGATCAGAAACAAGGCCATTTACGGCATTTCGGTCTTTGCCCTTTTAATGCTGGGAGCCAGTTTGCTGATCTCGGGGATGATCATGCAGGAGGTCGGCAAGGTGATGGTCGACATGGCCCTCTCCACCGTTTCCTTGAGCGGCCTCCTTCTCGTTCTCTTTGTCGGCATCAACCTTATGGCCAAGGACCTCGACAAGCGCACCATCTATATGGTTTTGTCCCGGCCCATTTCGCGTTCCCAGTATCTCTTCGGCAAATTTCTCGGCATGGTTCTGCTCATCGTCGCGACGATCGCTCTGGTCAGCCTTTTTGCCCTTGCCGCGATCGCGTTGACCAAGCTGCGCTTTCCCGATTATTTTTTGCACTTTTCCTGGGGGCTGATCTTCCTCTCTATCGCCTTGACGACGCTGTCGCTGATCCTGCTCTCGGCCTTGAGTTTTCTCTTTGCCTCCGTTACCTCGACGTCCTTCATCACCCTGGTGTTGACCATCATCTCCTATCTCATCGGTCATGGCATCAACGACGTGAAGGCCCTCGTCGAGGCGCCGCAGGCGGTCGGTATCCAGGTGGCGCCGTCGACCGTCAAGCTGGTGCAGGGAGCCTATTATCTCTTTCCCAACCTCTCGCTTTTCGACATCAAGATCCAGGCGGCCCATGGTCTTTCCGTGCCGCTCTCGACGATCGGCTGGACGGTTGCCTACGGCCTCGGTTACACCGCTATGGTGATGATCCTTGCCAGTTTGATCTTCAGCAAAAGGGAGTTCCCGTAA